The proteins below come from a single Papaver somniferum cultivar HN1 chromosome 11, ASM357369v1, whole genome shotgun sequence genomic window:
- the LOC113325331 gene encoding (-)-alpha-terpineol synthase-like, with protein MSHTIHFPFLTTSSSSSSTHSSTLLPVGTKHHAESKASEHFQYQPTIWDYKHFVESPKTNNSCKTDTELLVEKEKQVKVMLKETLKPLEMLELIDVIQSLGMSNLFEEDIHKIIENMHHDNAWNSKDNLYATSLGLKLLRQHGFHELLDVFDKFKDAKGGFKESIKHDTKGMLSLVEAAHLVLEGESILTEAVLLTRRHLIDNESNNNNVNINLAKQVRRSLETPFHWRIQRLEARTFIEAYESQNDTSPLLLELAKLNFNMVQAQHKMELNHIARCVSITYKFDACYPLIAWNNMGIAEKMNFARDRIVECFLSSIGFCREPRYKRCREWLTKILSFALVIDDIYDYYGSLEDLELFTDAIERWDCKAVEKLPYYMKICFLALYNTVNEMAFKILVEQKFDILPHLTKSLANSVKAMSTETKWCHKGYMPTFVEYQHNGSVSSFGYVFLVIAFFATNQNINDSVLHAFENDHPLLYSSCLVCRLSNDLATSSAELKRGEVASSIYCYMQETNVSENDAREHIKGLIMETWKEMNRFLFDSSPFDRSFVNLVLNFARTSLFMYQCGDGLGAEHSKSIEHVQSLIVNRIPIDEPTHKDSSLSDVQC; from the exons ATGTCTCATACTATTCACTTTCCATTCCtaaccacttcttcttcttcttcttccacccaCTCCTCAACCCTATTGCCCGTTGGTACTAAACACCATGCAGAATCAAAAGCTTCCGAACACTTTCAGTACCAGCCTACAATTTGGGATTATAAGCATTTTGTTGAATCACCCAAGACTAACAACTCG TGCAAAACAGATACAGAACTATTAgtggagaaagaaaaacaagtgaaGGTTATGCTTAAGGAGAccttaaaaccactagaaatgcTTGAGCTAATCGATGTCATTCAAAGTCTCGGAATGAGTAACCTTTTTGAGGAAGACATCCACAAAATCATAGAGAACATGCACCATGACAATGCCTGGAATTCGAAAGATAACTTATATGCAACTTCTCTCGGGCTTAAGCTTCTTAGGCAGCATGGTTTTCATGAACTTCTAG ATGTTTTTGATAAATTTAAAGACGCGAAAGGCGGGTTCAAGGAATCAATTAAGCACGATACTAAGGGAATGCTGAGTTTAGTTGAAGCAGCACATCTTGTTTTGGAAGGAGAAAGCATCCTAACTGAAGCTGTACTCCTGACAAGAAGACATCTAATAGACAATgaaagcaacaacaacaatgttaACATTAACCTAGCAAAACAAGTCCGTCGCTCCTTGGAGACACCATTTCATTGGAGAATTCAAAGATTAGAAGCTAGGACTTTCATCGAGGCATATGAATCTCAAAATGATACGAGTCCTCTTCTTCTTGAATTGGCTAAATTGAATTTCAACATGGTTCAGGCTCAACACAAGATGGAACTCAACCATATAGCAAGGTGTGTGTCTATTACTTATAAATTTGATGCATGTTATCCACTGATTGCG TGGAACAACATGGGGATTGCAGAGAAAATGAATTTTGCTAGAGACCGAATAGTTGAGTGCTTCCTATCAAGTATTGGGTTTTGTCGGGAGCCACGATATAAACGTTGCAGAGAATGGCTCACCAAAATCCTAAGCTTTGCTCTAGTAATTGACGACATCTATGATTATTATGGATCATTAGAAGACCTTGAATTATTTACCGATGCTATTGAAAG GTGGGATTGCAAAGCCGTGGAAAAACTTCCATATTACATGAAGATATGTTTCTTAGCCCTATATAACACCGTCAATGAAATGGCATTCAAGATACTTGTTGAGCAAAAATTTGACATTTTACCGCACTTAACAAAATCG TTGGCCAATTCGGTGAAGGCAATGTCAACAGAAACGAAATGGTGCCATAAGGGATACATGCCAACTTTTGTGGAATACCAGCACAATGGCTCGGTTTCATCTTTCGGATATGTGTTTTTGGTGATTGCCTTTTTTGCTACTAATCAAAATATTAATGATAGTGTGTTACATGCATTCGAAAACGATCACCCTCTTCTCTACTCTTCATGTTTGGTGTGCCGACTTTCGAATGATCTTGCAACTTCATCG GCGGAGCTAAAAAGAGGTGAAGTTGCATCCTCCATATACTGTTATATGCAAGAAACAAACGTCTCCGAAAACGATGCTCGTGAACACATAAAAGGCTTAATCATGGAAACGTGGAAAGAGATGAACCGATTCCTGTTTGATTCATCTCCTTTTGATCGTTCATTCGTCAACTTGGTTCTAAATTTTGCAAGAACATCTTTGTTTATGTACCAATGCGGCGATGGGCTTGGGGCAGAGCATTCAAAGAGCATAGAGCATGTTCAGTCTTTGATAGTTAACCGAATTCCCATTGATGAACCTACCCATAAAGACTCATCTTTATCCGATGTGCAATGTTAG
- the LOC113320964 gene encoding uncharacterized 38.1 kDa protein-like yields the protein MGILSSLRKGVGNTLVRIIYGNCFKPTTSDDDDQDYSNISSPDHHVSQPPTNGVLSLASDLFHFDNTCEVPELLSEHVASSKKAQVKWYKKILKAWKGAKPPPKTPEQASRLVMQTLHQHQKADIEGLLKFYGLPVLHEHEIDLPAEEVFPPPRPEGVKFELRTFPVDAQSVPDGDGLTVYVDVADPREATISVPEDVQAAVSERSKARASKDYTKADALHKTIVDAGYRILKGSNSEEVLARKYRIRLRGIDAPENKQPSGKEAKKELIKLVQGNCVIIHVYGEDKYNRLVGDVYCNGQFVQEVMLKKGLAWHYAAFDKRPELKNWAKEAKAAGIGLWASSDPEKPWEWRKNNSRDGN from the exons ATGGGAATTCTCTCAAGTCTTCGCAAGGGAGTTGGAAACACTCTTGTTAGGATCATATATGGGAATTGTTTCAAGCCAACAAcgtctgatgatgatgatcaagatTATTCTAACATATCATCACCAGATCACCATGTCTCCCAACCTCCTACAAATGGTGTTCTATCTCTGGCTTCTGATCTTTTTCACTTTGACAATACTTGTGAG gttcCTGAATTACTTAGTGAGCATGTTGCATCATCAAAGAAAGCTCAAGTTAAATG GTACAAAAAAATATTGAAAGCATGGAAAGGTGCAAAACCACCACCAAAAACACCTGAGCAAGCATCTAGGCTTGTCATGCAGACCTTACACCAACACCAAAAGGCAGATATTGAG GGTCTATTGAAATTCTATGGTCTTCCAGTTCTGCATGAGCATGAAATTGACCTTCCTGCAGAAGAAGTCTTTCCTCCTCCTCGGCCTGAAGGAGTGAAATTCGAATTACGCACATTTCCG GTGGATGCACAATCTGTTCCTGATGGGGATGGCTTAACCGTTTATGTTGACGTCGCGGACCCTAGGGAAGCCACCATCAGTGTGCCCGAGGATGTACAAGCGGCAGTATCAGAACGATCAAAAGCACGTGCATCCAAAGATTACACGAAGGCAGATGCGCTGCATAAGACGATTGTGGATGCTGGTTACAG AATCCTAAAAGGTTCAAACAGTGAGGAAGTTCTTGCCAGAAAGTATCGGATTCGATTGAG GGGCATCGATGCGCCAGAGAACAAACAGCCATCTGGAAAAGAGGCGAAGAAAGAACTTATTAAGCTGGTTCAAGGCAATTGTGTGATTATTCATGTTTATGGGGAGGATAAATATAATCGACTCGTAGGAGATGTTTATTGCAATGGGCAATTTGTCCAG GAAGTAATGCTCAAGAAAGGGCTTGCTTGGCATTATGCAGCGTTTGACAAGCGTCCTGAACTCAAAAAC TGGGCTAAGGAGGCTAAAGCTGCTGGGATTGGATTATGGGCATCTTCAGATCCTGAAAAGCCATGGGAATGGAGAAAAAATAACAGCCGCGATGGAAACTAG